The Bombus huntii isolate Logan2020A chromosome 11, iyBomHunt1.1, whole genome shotgun sequence genome includes a window with the following:
- the LOC126871085 gene encoding NADH-cytochrome b5 reductase-like isoform X2: MFTDNNNEDSRPVTPSQEDCCHSACDPCIFDIHKKLLEEYERKKKQNIKINNRSNVLHLYEYRNFVVSGIQEISECYILLVLKYNENNYKDYSILIDPGQYVILHLHDAAKPYTPISFTDDSIEFLIRIYPNGKFSQYLESIKVGNTVRIRGPYGNFKYESNSFQTIIMFSMGSGITAVYPIAKSIVDNESEETKIHLIGGFKNILQIPLKKELQTLSDYWNFKCTLHISQLQNLCSLHGIDVKSGRLNEKSIFEILQDKIASTTLILICGSSHFNKSVAQWVKCMNYIHIHVFE; encoded by the exons atgtttactgataaCAATAATGAAGATAGTAGACCAGTAACACCATCACAGGAAGATTGTTGCCACAGTGCATGTGATCCTTGTATTTTtgatatacataaaaaattactcgaagaatatgaaagaaagaagaagcagaatataaaaatcaacAACAGATCAAATGTATTACATTTATATGAGTACAGAAATTTTGTGGTTTCTGGTATACAGGAAATATCTGaatgttatattttacttgttttgaaatataatg aaaataattataaagatTACAGTATATTAATTGATCCAGGACAATatgttatattacatttacatgATGCTGCCAAACCATACACACCAATTTCTTTCACAGATGACTCTATTGAATTCCTAATTAGAATTTATCCAAATGGAAAATTTAGTCAATATCTAGAAAGCATAAAAGTAGGTAATACAGTTCGTATTAGAGGACCAtatggaaattttaaatatgaaagCAATAG TTTTCAAACAATTATTATGTTTAGTATGGGATCTGGGATAACTGCAGTTTATCCTATAGCAAAATCAATTGttgacaatgaatcagaagagaCAAAGATTCATCTCATTGGAGGATTTAAAAACATACTGCAGATTCCCCTAAAAAAAGAACTACAAACCTTATCAGATTATTGGAACTTCAAGTGTACATTGCACATATCACAATTGCAAA atctCTGCAGTCTCCATGGTATAGATGTAAAATCTGGAAGATTAAATGAGAAATCAATCTTTGAAATACTTCAAGATAAAATAGCTAGTACTACATTAATCTTAATATGTGGCTCTAGTCATTTTAATAAATCTGTTGCACAGTGGGTAAAATGCAtgaattatatacatatacacgtgTTTGAATGA
- the LOC126871080 gene encoding tetracycline resistance protein, class B-like isoform X2, protein MSCINIMYKIFNICNILTDLVVYRTCSIALNINKTECLLLHENSSSAEALKIDAQVQPKASLILMTKSIIESVIPAFLSLFLGPWSDIYGRKSIMLLGYVGTSLMYLLLSFISIWDVNPWFLLIAYIPYACCGGFGIILLGTICYLTDISNEQERGWQLAWMEALISVGILTGILTGPVIFRAYGYTVVFAIATICCIVAGLHIFFLVPQTICSTNSITVKSLFDIHLVRKLISTCTKKRNGFDRYIVWCCIACIILMVIALQGDMTIGFLFATARLGWDVNKYSIYLATNIIFSILGIIFGVKLFVTYGGLSEEVTAILSLLSSLSGCLVHSFTLKPWHMYLSAVVGMFGGITSPMIRAIISKSVPSEDTGKIFSMTVSIETLTPLVAAPLYNLIYLHFMPPIYPLPVWLVSVGIYTIVTLILVNIQIQNARADSIRYASLRQNNELLS, encoded by the exons ATGTCATGTATAAATATCATGTACAAGATATTTAACATAT GTAATATTCTAACAGATTTAGTAGTATATCGTACTTGTAGTATAgcattaaatataaataaaacagaaTGTTTACTATTACATGAAAATAGTAGTTCTGCGGAAGCTTTGAAGATAGATGCTCAAGTGCAACCCAAAGCCAGCTTAATTTTAATGACAAAATCAATTATTGAAAGTGTCATACCTGcttttttatctttgtttTTGGGACCATGGAGTGACATTTATGGAAGGAAGTCTATCATGTTGCTTGGCTATGTCG GCACATCATTAATGtaccttcttctttccttcatAAGTATTTGGGATGTCAATCCATGGTTTTTATTAATTGCATATATTCCATATGCATGTTGTGGAGGATTTGGCATAATTTTATTAGGTACTATATGTTATCTCACTGATATATCAAATGAACAAGAAAGAGGCTGGCAATTAGCTTGGATGGAAGCTTTGATATCTGTTGGTATTTTGACTGGTATATTGACAGGTCCTGTTATCTTTCGAGCATATGGATATACAGTTGTATTTGCTATTGCTACTATATGTTGCATTGTAGCAGGattgcatattttttttttagttccTCAGACTATATGCAGCACAAATTCA aTAACTGTAAAAAGTttgttcgatatacatttgGTCAGGAAACTTATAAGTACATGTACAAAAAAACGCAATGGTTTTGATCGATATATAGTTTGGTGTTGTATAGCTTGCATTATTTTAATGGTTATTGCTTTACAAGGAGATATGACCATTGGCTTTTTATTTGCAACTGCCAGACTTGGTTGggatgtaaataaatattctatttatttagctacaaatattatattttcaattcttGGTATAATATTTGGAGTAAAACTTTTTGTAACATATGGag gACTTTCTGAAGAAGTGACAGCTATATTGTCATTATTGTCTTCTTTGAGTGGTTGTCTAGTACACAGTTTTACATTGAAACCTTGGCATATGTACCTGTCTGCAGTTGTAGGAATGTTTGGTGGCATCACTAGTCCTATGATCCGTGCTATAATATCCAAGTCAGTGCCATCAGAGGATACTg gtaaaatattttccatgaCAGTATCTATTGAAACATTAACTCCATTGGTGGCAGCTCCTTTGTacaatttgatttatttacattttatgcCACCCATATATCCACTACCAGTTTGGTTAGTTTCTGTAGGAATTTATACTATTGTAACACTTATTTTAGTAAACATACAAATTCAAAATGCAAGAGCTGACTCTATAAGATATGCATCATTGAGacaaaataatgaattattatCATAA
- the LOC126871088 gene encoding sepiapterin reductase, translating to MSIKVLSGKVFLVVTGASRGIGKQLAISVGSILEKGSHILLLATNLNALKETAKNIPTSISVDTVSADLALGTKEKLHDIVMQSLKNQVLNQFDRVVVIHNVGTMGRVNQYTNDLTDINVWHNYYDLNVFIPAILNGVIMQIFNENTNTEKLVINITSLFGIQPGKCLAYYCSGKAAREMIFKVFALENPEINVLNYSPGPVETDMYYEICNEVADKQTKTQFNDMLTKKTVLTCEQTVNRLLTVLKEQKYKSGDHVDYYDEL from the exons ATGTCGATCAAAGTGTTATCAGGAAAGGTATTTTTAGTAGTCACTGGTGCAAGCCGTGGAATTGGAAAACAACTTGCAATATCTGTTGGTTCAATCCTAGAGAAAGGTTCACATATACTTTTATTAGCAACAAATCTGAATGCTTTGAAAGAAACAGCAAAAAATATTCCTACAAGTATATCTGTTGACACCGTTAGTGCTGATTTAGCTTTaggaacaaaagaaaaattacatg atattGTAATGCAATCTTTAAAAAATCAGGTTTTAAATCAATTTGATCGAGTAGTTGTGATACACAATGTTGGTACGATGGGACGTGTGAATCAATATACAAATGATCTGACTGACATTAATGTCTGGCATAATTATTATGACttaaatgtttttattccTGCTATATTAAATGgagtaattatgcaaatattcaatgaaaatacaaatacagAAAAACTGGTTATAAACATTACATCATTGTTTGGTATACAACCAGGGAAATGTTTAGCTTACTATTGTTCAGGAAAAGCAGCACGGGAAATGATCtttaaa GTGTTTGCATTAGAAAATCCAGAAATCAACGTCTTAAATTATTCACCAGGACCAGTTGAAACTGATATGTACTATGAAATTTGCAATGAAGTTGCTGACAAGCAAACTAAAACACAGTTCAATGATATGTTAACAAAAAAAACTGTTCTGACTTGTGAACAAACAGTTAATCGTCTTTTAACGGTTCTTAAGGAACAAAAGTATAAATCCGGTGATCACGTTGATTATTATGACGAGTTATga
- the LOC126871082 gene encoding E3 ubiquitin-protein ligase FANCL isoform X1 — MKSNKFTIMINNDYKSMIQWHPEMILISKRPMTWKGFLEVPCISGRNMRIRLKLIVHNYPLLSNAEINFGKEIAFIRNEGFSDKVKDLMHNVTKVSTFLKQLQLLISSFIDSSHVIENYEYDAVNDQTIEMVAELRNLFQIPSGIKVSANNTIDIIELSLNNVAVRLQKTSHRTCPWTVVYSDLPEIPSLGPFEKNISTLNIARNKLRLQVEMLEKSWSNLKQIDQNCWVIDPLPPKPSHLYRRIYLTPSLSMFIKIDPLNHTDLPEIKFMGSDTEVESMTELVSKNLYKWNPSCDIINNLMMLLDIDIFPQQEMKKEAVEDYNVVVADEECCICFSLKLENMTLPDKICNNEKCRKHFHTSCLLQWLQAIAGNHVIFDHIHGSCPNCKESISCHIKW; from the exons ATGAAAAGTAATAAATTCACCATAATGATTAACAACGATTATAAATCTATGATTCAATGGCATCCagaaatgatattaatttctaaaagaCCAATGACATGGAAAGGATTTTTAGAAGTTCCATGCATTTCAGGACGAAATATGCGAATTAGGCTAAAATTGATTGTGCATAATTATCCACTACTGTCTAATGCAGAAATTAATTTTGGTAAGGAAATTgcattcatacgaaatgaaggATTTAGTGATAAAGTGAAAGATTTAATGCATAATGTCACTAAAGTATCAACATTTCtaaaacaattacaattgCTAATC AGTAGTTTCATCGACTCTAGTCATGTTATTGAAAATTATGAGTATGATGCAGTAAATGACCAAACAATCGAAATGGTAGCagaattaagaaatttatttcagatACCATCT GGAATTAAAGTATCAGCTAATAATACGATAGATATAATTGAATTATCTTTGAACAATGTGGCTGTAAGATTGCAGAAAACAAGCCATAGAACGTGTCCATGGACAGTTGTTTATTCAGATTTACCTGAAATACCTTCTCTTGGGCCTTTCGAAAAGAATATATCAACATTAAATATAGCCAGAAATAAACTTAGATTACAAGTAGAAATGCTTGAGAAGTCATGGTCAAATTTGAAGCAAATTGATCA GAACTGCTGGGTAATAGATCCATTGCCTCCAAAACCAAGCCATCTTTATCGACGAATTTACTTAACACCATCTTTATCAATGTTCATTAAAATAGATCCTTTGAATCATACGGATTTgccagaaattaaatttatggGTAGTGATACTGAAGTTGAATCAATGACAGAACTAGTTTCTAAGAATTTATAT AAATGGAATCCAAGCTgtgatattataaataatttaatgatGTTATTAGATATAGACATATTTCCTCAACAGGAAATGAAAAAGGAAGCTGTTGAAGATTACAATGTTGTTGTTGCTGATGAAGAATGTTGTATTTGTTTTTCCCTAAAATTAGAGAATATGACTCTGCCTgataagatttgtaataatgaaaaatgtagGAAACATTTCCATACATCTTGTTTATTGCAG tgGTTACAAGCGATTGCTGGAAATCATGTTATATTTGATCATATTCATGGTTCATGCCCCAACTGCAAAGAGAGCATATCATGTCACATTAAATGGTAA
- the LOC126871082 gene encoding E3 ubiquitin-protein ligase FANCL isoform X2, protein MKSNKFTIMINNDYKSMIQWHPEMILISKRPMTWKGFLEVPCISGRNMRIRLKLIVHNYPLLSNAEINFGKEIAFIRNEGFSDKVKDLMHNVTKVSTFLKQLQLLISSFIDSSHVIENYEYDAVNDQTIEMVAELRNLFQIPSGIKVSANNTIDIIELSLNNVAVRLQKTSHRTCPWTVVYSDLPEIPSLGPFEKNISTLNIARNKLRLQVEMLEKSWSNLKQIDQNCWVIDPLPPKPSHLYRRIYLTPSLSMFIKIDPLNHTDLPEIKFMGSDTEVESMTELVSKNLYKWNPSCDIINNLMMLLDIDIFPQQEMKKEAVEDYNVVVADEECCICFSLKLENMTLPDKICNNEKCRKHFHTSCLLQWLQAIAGNHVIFDHIHGSCPNCKESISCHIK, encoded by the exons ATGAAAAGTAATAAATTCACCATAATGATTAACAACGATTATAAATCTATGATTCAATGGCATCCagaaatgatattaatttctaaaagaCCAATGACATGGAAAGGATTTTTAGAAGTTCCATGCATTTCAGGACGAAATATGCGAATTAGGCTAAAATTGATTGTGCATAATTATCCACTACTGTCTAATGCAGAAATTAATTTTGGTAAGGAAATTgcattcatacgaaatgaaggATTTAGTGATAAAGTGAAAGATTTAATGCATAATGTCACTAAAGTATCAACATTTCtaaaacaattacaattgCTAATC AGTAGTTTCATCGACTCTAGTCATGTTATTGAAAATTATGAGTATGATGCAGTAAATGACCAAACAATCGAAATGGTAGCagaattaagaaatttatttcagatACCATCT GGAATTAAAGTATCAGCTAATAATACGATAGATATAATTGAATTATCTTTGAACAATGTGGCTGTAAGATTGCAGAAAACAAGCCATAGAACGTGTCCATGGACAGTTGTTTATTCAGATTTACCTGAAATACCTTCTCTTGGGCCTTTCGAAAAGAATATATCAACATTAAATATAGCCAGAAATAAACTTAGATTACAAGTAGAAATGCTTGAGAAGTCATGGTCAAATTTGAAGCAAATTGATCA GAACTGCTGGGTAATAGATCCATTGCCTCCAAAACCAAGCCATCTTTATCGACGAATTTACTTAACACCATCTTTATCAATGTTCATTAAAATAGATCCTTTGAATCATACGGATTTgccagaaattaaatttatggGTAGTGATACTGAAGTTGAATCAATGACAGAACTAGTTTCTAAGAATTTATAT AAATGGAATCCAAGCTgtgatattataaataatttaatgatGTTATTAGATATAGACATATTTCCTCAACAGGAAATGAAAAAGGAAGCTGTTGAAGATTACAATGTTGTTGTTGCTGATGAAGAATGTTGTATTTGTTTTTCCCTAAAATTAGAGAATATGACTCTGCCTgataagatttgtaataatgaaaaatgtagGAAACATTTCCATACATCTTGTTTATTGCAG tgGTTACAAGCGATTGCTGGAAATCATGTTATATTTGATCATATTCATGGTTCATGCCCCAACTGCAAAGAGAGCATATCATGTCACATTAAATG A
- the LOC126871080 gene encoding tetracycline resistance protein, class B-like isoform X3 yields the protein MEALYACTTIYDDTNNCSSNINSSAEALKIDAQVQPKASLILMTKSIIESVIPAFLSLFLGPWSDIYGRKSIMLLGYVGTSLMYLLLSFISIWDVNPWFLLIAYIPYACCGGFGIILLGTICYLTDISNEQERGWQLAWMEALISVGILTGILTGPVIFRAYGYTVVFAIATICCIVAGLHIFFLVPQTICSTNSITVKSLFDIHLVRKLISTCTKKRNGFDRYIVWCCIACIILMVIALQGDMTIGFLFATARLGWDVNKYSIYLATNIIFSILGIIFGVKLFVTYGGLSEEVTAILSLLSSLSGCLVHSFTLKPWHMYLSAVVGMFGGITSPMIRAIISKSVPSEDTGKIFSMTVSIETLTPLVAAPLYNLIYLHFMPPIYPLPVWLVSVGIYTIVTLILVNIQIQNARADSIRYASLRQNNELLS from the exons ATGGAAGCGTTATATGCTTGTACAACCATCTATGATGATACTAATAACTGCTCAAGCAATATCAA TAGTTCTGCGGAAGCTTTGAAGATAGATGCTCAAGTGCAACCCAAAGCCAGCTTAATTTTAATGACAAAATCAATTATTGAAAGTGTCATACCTGcttttttatctttgtttTTGGGACCATGGAGTGACATTTATGGAAGGAAGTCTATCATGTTGCTTGGCTATGTCG GCACATCATTAATGtaccttcttctttccttcatAAGTATTTGGGATGTCAATCCATGGTTTTTATTAATTGCATATATTCCATATGCATGTTGTGGAGGATTTGGCATAATTTTATTAGGTACTATATGTTATCTCACTGATATATCAAATGAACAAGAAAGAGGCTGGCAATTAGCTTGGATGGAAGCTTTGATATCTGTTGGTATTTTGACTGGTATATTGACAGGTCCTGTTATCTTTCGAGCATATGGATATACAGTTGTATTTGCTATTGCTACTATATGTTGCATTGTAGCAGGattgcatattttttttttagttccTCAGACTATATGCAGCACAAATTCA aTAACTGTAAAAAGTttgttcgatatacatttgGTCAGGAAACTTATAAGTACATGTACAAAAAAACGCAATGGTTTTGATCGATATATAGTTTGGTGTTGTATAGCTTGCATTATTTTAATGGTTATTGCTTTACAAGGAGATATGACCATTGGCTTTTTATTTGCAACTGCCAGACTTGGTTGggatgtaaataaatattctatttatttagctacaaatattatattttcaattcttGGTATAATATTTGGAGTAAAACTTTTTGTAACATATGGag gACTTTCTGAAGAAGTGACAGCTATATTGTCATTATTGTCTTCTTTGAGTGGTTGTCTAGTACACAGTTTTACATTGAAACCTTGGCATATGTACCTGTCTGCAGTTGTAGGAATGTTTGGTGGCATCACTAGTCCTATGATCCGTGCTATAATATCCAAGTCAGTGCCATCAGAGGATACTg gtaaaatattttccatgaCAGTATCTATTGAAACATTAACTCCATTGGTGGCAGCTCCTTTGTacaatttgatttatttacattttatgcCACCCATATATCCACTACCAGTTTGGTTAGTTTCTGTAGGAATTTATACTATTGTAACACTTATTTTAGTAAACATACAAATTCAAAATGCAAGAGCTGACTCTATAAGATATGCATCATTGAGacaaaataatgaattattatCATAA
- the LOC126871094 gene encoding uncharacterized protein LOC126871094, with product MKTDINDPWSGTDVPASSNDKCKNCFEDSFVENQTQHIKLADSEEYLEKLYSRLKSLQKGTSKKDLVTSLFEAKEDSIARLITSGYKLETEEEIEFASNPLIRHIAPHLQALTASELVHLLKADVLQVVSESAQQEEIATEILKK from the exons ATGAAGACAGATATTAATGATCCATGGAGTGGAACAGATGTTCCAGCATCCAGTAatgataaatgtaaaaattgtttcgaaGATTCTTTTGTAGAAAATCAAACGCAACATATCAAGTTAGCCGATTCAGAGGAATATTTGGAAAAACTTT ATTCCAGACTTAAAAGTCTTCAAAAAGGCACATCAAAGAAAGATCTTGTAACATCCTTATTTGAAGCAAAGGAAGATTCCATTGCACGTTTAATAACTTCTGGGTATAAGCTTGAAACTGAAGAAGAAATTGAATTTGCATCAAATCCTTTAATAAGACATATAGCACCTCATTTACAg gCGCTAACCGCTAGCGAATTAGTTCACCTCTTAAAAGCAGATGTTCTACAAGTTGTTAGTGAATCTGCACAACAAGAAGAAATTGCTACagagatattaaaaaaataa
- the LOC126871085 gene encoding NADH-cytochrome b5 reductase-like isoform X1 — MIINILSSHSLTTDVWNTLYTYKITNTKLKLVLLVLYSMFTDNNNEDSRPVTPSQEDCCHSACDPCIFDIHKKLLEEYERKKKQNIKINNRSNVLHLYEYRNFVVSGIQEISECYILLVLKYNENNYKDYSILIDPGQYVILHLHDAAKPYTPISFTDDSIEFLIRIYPNGKFSQYLESIKVGNTVRIRGPYGNFKYESNSFQTIIMFSMGSGITAVYPIAKSIVDNESEETKIHLIGGFKNILQIPLKKELQTLSDYWNFKCTLHISQLQNLCSLHGIDVKSGRLNEKSIFEILQDKIASTTLILICGSSHFNKSVAQWVKCMNYIHIHVFE; from the exons ATGATAATAAACAT ATTAAGTTCACACAGTTTGACCACTGATGTTTGGAATACCCTGTATACATATAAGATAACAAatacaaaattgaaattggTTTTATTAGTCTTATAtagtatgtttactgataaCAATAATGAAGATAGTAGACCAGTAACACCATCACAGGAAGATTGTTGCCACAGTGCATGTGATCCTTGTATTTTtgatatacataaaaaattactcgaagaatatgaaagaaagaagaagcagaatataaaaatcaacAACAGATCAAATGTATTACATTTATATGAGTACAGAAATTTTGTGGTTTCTGGTATACAGGAAATATCTGaatgttatattttacttgttttgaaatataatg aaaataattataaagatTACAGTATATTAATTGATCCAGGACAATatgttatattacatttacatgATGCTGCCAAACCATACACACCAATTTCTTTCACAGATGACTCTATTGAATTCCTAATTAGAATTTATCCAAATGGAAAATTTAGTCAATATCTAGAAAGCATAAAAGTAGGTAATACAGTTCGTATTAGAGGACCAtatggaaattttaaatatgaaagCAATAG TTTTCAAACAATTATTATGTTTAGTATGGGATCTGGGATAACTGCAGTTTATCCTATAGCAAAATCAATTGttgacaatgaatcagaagagaCAAAGATTCATCTCATTGGAGGATTTAAAAACATACTGCAGATTCCCCTAAAAAAAGAACTACAAACCTTATCAGATTATTGGAACTTCAAGTGTACATTGCACATATCACAATTGCAAA atctCTGCAGTCTCCATGGTATAGATGTAAAATCTGGAAGATTAAATGAGAAATCAATCTTTGAAATACTTCAAGATAAAATAGCTAGTACTACATTAATCTTAATATGTGGCTCTAGTCATTTTAATAAATCTGTTGCACAGTGGGTAAAATGCAtgaattatatacatatacacgtgTTTGAATGA
- the LOC126871080 gene encoding tetracycline resistance protein, class B-like isoform X1, giving the protein MENAITGWKRYMLVQPSMMILITAQAISSNILTDLVVYRTCSIALNINKTECLLLHENSSSAEALKIDAQVQPKASLILMTKSIIESVIPAFLSLFLGPWSDIYGRKSIMLLGYVGTSLMYLLLSFISIWDVNPWFLLIAYIPYACCGGFGIILLGTICYLTDISNEQERGWQLAWMEALISVGILTGILTGPVIFRAYGYTVVFAIATICCIVAGLHIFFLVPQTICSTNSITVKSLFDIHLVRKLISTCTKKRNGFDRYIVWCCIACIILMVIALQGDMTIGFLFATARLGWDVNKYSIYLATNIIFSILGIIFGVKLFVTYGGLSEEVTAILSLLSSLSGCLVHSFTLKPWHMYLSAVVGMFGGITSPMIRAIISKSVPSEDTGKIFSMTVSIETLTPLVAAPLYNLIYLHFMPPIYPLPVWLVSVGIYTIVTLILVNIQIQNARADSIRYASLRQNNELLS; this is encoded by the exons atGGAAAACGCGATCACAGGATGGAAGCGTTATATGCTTGTACAACCATCTATGATGATACTAATAACTGCTCAAGCAATATCAA GTAATATTCTAACAGATTTAGTAGTATATCGTACTTGTAGTATAgcattaaatataaataaaacagaaTGTTTACTATTACATGAAAATAGTAGTTCTGCGGAAGCTTTGAAGATAGATGCTCAAGTGCAACCCAAAGCCAGCTTAATTTTAATGACAAAATCAATTATTGAAAGTGTCATACCTGcttttttatctttgtttTTGGGACCATGGAGTGACATTTATGGAAGGAAGTCTATCATGTTGCTTGGCTATGTCG GCACATCATTAATGtaccttcttctttccttcatAAGTATTTGGGATGTCAATCCATGGTTTTTATTAATTGCATATATTCCATATGCATGTTGTGGAGGATTTGGCATAATTTTATTAGGTACTATATGTTATCTCACTGATATATCAAATGAACAAGAAAGAGGCTGGCAATTAGCTTGGATGGAAGCTTTGATATCTGTTGGTATTTTGACTGGTATATTGACAGGTCCTGTTATCTTTCGAGCATATGGATATACAGTTGTATTTGCTATTGCTACTATATGTTGCATTGTAGCAGGattgcatattttttttttagttccTCAGACTATATGCAGCACAAATTCA aTAACTGTAAAAAGTttgttcgatatacatttgGTCAGGAAACTTATAAGTACATGTACAAAAAAACGCAATGGTTTTGATCGATATATAGTTTGGTGTTGTATAGCTTGCATTATTTTAATGGTTATTGCTTTACAAGGAGATATGACCATTGGCTTTTTATTTGCAACTGCCAGACTTGGTTGggatgtaaataaatattctatttatttagctacaaatattatattttcaattcttGGTATAATATTTGGAGTAAAACTTTTTGTAACATATGGag gACTTTCTGAAGAAGTGACAGCTATATTGTCATTATTGTCTTCTTTGAGTGGTTGTCTAGTACACAGTTTTACATTGAAACCTTGGCATATGTACCTGTCTGCAGTTGTAGGAATGTTTGGTGGCATCACTAGTCCTATGATCCGTGCTATAATATCCAAGTCAGTGCCATCAGAGGATACTg gtaaaatattttccatgaCAGTATCTATTGAAACATTAACTCCATTGGTGGCAGCTCCTTTGTacaatttgatttatttacattttatgcCACCCATATATCCACTACCAGTTTGGTTAGTTTCTGTAGGAATTTATACTATTGTAACACTTATTTTAGTAAACATACAAATTCAAAATGCAAGAGCTGACTCTATAAGATATGCATCATTGAGacaaaataatgaattattatCATAA